From one Planococcus citri chromosome 3, ihPlaCitr1.1, whole genome shotgun sequence genomic stretch:
- the LOC135839501 gene encoding uncharacterized protein LOC135839501, which produces MNICRKVLPNSSSFLRFRSPVCTPIISARNVGAYQGHGKTTINVMNNKDSESITISAYSQVGFRLHNGIFVVGPMILYKNVALGWDVRDDQAVNEDSLEFFRHLEPPLDLLILGLSEDKSLKSFNRELIIQFRKLGLAMEILPSTRAVQMYNFVAETRNVAGAFVPPRRFNITTEDYFSSTRKFGIMYGPEVGTHGEGNVVKQAREMGIKDS; this is translated from the coding sequence ATGAACATTTGTCGCAAAGTATTACCGAATTCGTCATCGTTTCTTCGTTTCCGAAGTCCAGTATGTACTCCAATCATATCAGCTCGAAATGTCGGAGCTTATCAAGGACACGGTAAAACTACGATCAATGTAATGAATAATAAAGACTCCGAATCCATCACTATATCGGCATACTCTCAAGTTGGTTTTCGTCTTCACAACGGAATTTTCGTTGTCGGTCCGATGATCTTGTATAAAAACGTAGCCCTCGGCTGGGACGTCAGAGACGATCAAGCTGTAAACGAAGATAGCTTGGAATTTTTCCGTCATCTAGAACCTCCTCTAGACTTACTGATACTCGGATTAAGCGAAGACAAGAGTCTGAAATCATTCAATAGAGAATTAATCATACAATTTAGAAAGCTCGGTTTAGCTATGGAAATTCTCCCAAGTACCAGAGCCGTACAGATGTACAACTTCGTCGCTGAAACACGTAACGTAGCCGGAGCTTTTGTACCTCCCAGGCGTTTCAATATTACTACCGAAGATTATTTCTCTAGTACGCGTAAATTTGGTATAATGTACGGTCCAGAAGTTGGAACCCATGGTGAAGGAAACGTTGTTAAACAAGCCAGGGAGATGGGAATCAAggattcgtaa